The following DNA comes from Nitrogeniibacter aestuarii.
GACCAGCACCTTGGCCGGACGAATGGTGCCGGCCGCGTAGGTGAGCATGGGGAAGAATTTGGGCGAATGATCAGCGGCGATGAGTGCGCACTCGTAACCGGCAACTGCCGCCTGCGAAGAGAGCACATCCATGCTTTGCGAACGGGTGATACGCGGCAGCAGTTCAAGCGCGAAGGATGTGACCTTCTTCTTGTTCAGCTTTTCCACGCGTGCCTTGTCGGACCACGGCTGCGCCATGCCCAACCAGACAGCACCTTCCTTCATTTTGCCGATATGGGCCTGACTGGGCGGATTGACACCGAAAACGATGTCGGCCGAGGCAAACACCGCGTCGGCATCGTCAACCCACTTGACCCCTTCGAATGCGTCGTCCGGGAAATGCGCCCGGGCACCTGCGCCCTTCTGCATGACGACTTCAGCTCCAAGGCCGATATATTTCTTGACCACGTCCGGTACTACCGAAACTCGACGTTCTCCGGACACGGTCTCCGCTGGCACTCCAAGAACCAGTGGCATAGTCACCTCCAATGATGATGTGAAACCGTGAGGGGATGCGTCATCTTCTGCTGCGGCGAACTTCCCGATCCGTGCCGGCGATGCGAGCGACTGCATGAAACCCAACTCGCCGAATCATAACGAATCGCGGCGGGTGCGCAACCCCCCGGGTTTTCCCTAGGCGTGCGCCGGACGTAACACCCGTCGTAACACCGCCGCTCGAGACGGCAGGCACAGCCACCCGATTCGGCTATGCCGTTTCACTCATTGAGCGAAGGAAATCCGGCATCCGGCGGAGGCTCGGTTCGCGGCGCATCGGTGTTTTCGTCCACCAGACGTATCACCGCGATCGAGAGATTGTCGCCCTGTCCGCGCGCCCGTTCGCGCGCACGCGAAATCAGCGTCTGGCAGGCTGCACGGGCATTCTGGGTCGCAAGAACGGACCCCAGCTCATCATCGTCGAAGTACGCCCATACCCCGTCGGAGCACATGAGAAAACTGTCGCCACCGACCAGGGGCGATACGCCACCGAGCGAGACCCTGGGCTCGCGTTCATCGCCCAGACAGGAGAGCAGAACGTTCCGGTGCGGGTGCACCTCGGCCTCCGCCTTGGTCAAACGTCCCTTGCGCTCGAGTTCGGCCACCAGGGAGTGATCCGGACTCCGGTACACGAGCTGATCGCCCCGAAAGTGGTAGAAGCGCGAGTCACCGCAATGCCCCCAGTCGGCACGCTGCTTCTGCAGCATGAATACCACGGCCGTGCTGTGGGGGTCCTGCTCGGAGGTGAATCGCGACAGTTTGATGACCGTATGGGAGTCCTGGATGATGCTGGTGATCAGATGCTCGGGGGTCTCAGAGCCGTGCGAAAAATGTTCGAAATTCTGCTTTGCCTTGAACAGCACCTGCTCGGCCGCCATGGCGCCACCGGTATGCCCACCCATGCCATCGGCCAGTACCGCCATGAGCGCGCCGGGCTGGGCGGGATGGCCGAAAATCGCCACCCTGTCCTGCTGCTCGACCCGATCGCCCTGGTGTTTTGCTGCGCACGTCTCGACTTTGATCGCCATGTTTTCGTGTTGTCCGTATGTTGCTCAGGCCGGGCCGCCGAACGCGGCTCGCCCATCGTGCTCAGTCTCGTTCGCGCAGATCAGCCTCGGTGCATGCAAGCCTATCAGCCCCGGACACACTTTTCGACGATGCCCCGGCAATGCTCGTGATCAATGTGCCGCCACCTGTTCGCACAGGTCCTCGCAATACTCGGCAAAGCCTTCAGCGTAGATGCCCAACTCGTCGAGCACCTGGTCACGAATGACCAGCCAGTCGGGCCAATCGAGCCGGTTTTCGAGCGCGCTCAAATAGGTCGCGAGCTGCAGGATGGCCACCATGCTGCGTGAGGGATGGTCATCCAGTTCATCGAGTTCATGGTGATGCCTGATCGCCTGAACGACGAAATCGGGCAAACCCCAGTGACGGGCCACGAGTGCCCCGACCACGCTGTGGTCAAGCTTGAGGCGGCGATCTTCCTCCCGCACGCAGACCCACTGAGCCTTTTCGGCACAGCCCTCGACCAGCTCACAATAATCGGGGTAACGCTGCATCAGCAGCGGAATGCCACAGTCGTGGAAGATACCGGCGAGAAAAGCCTGGTCAGGGAAGATGTTGCAGACAGCCACCCGATCCGCTGCCACGACCGCCGCGAAGCTGGCCACATTGCTGGCACGGCTCCAGAAGCGCTGCATGGTCTTCGGGTCGCCCTCGATCGCCGACATGAGCGCAAAGCAGCGCGCCACATTGAGCGACTGCTTGGTCCCGAGCAACTGAATGACCTGCTCAAGACTCTGGGGCGGTGCGCTGCGGCCATATCTGGAGCTCTTTGCCACCTTGAACAGCATGGCGGTAAGGCCCGGATCGTCGCCCATCTCTCGCGTGAGCGCTCGCGTGTCGACCTCACCGGTCAGCACGAGATCTTCCAGACGCATCAACAGATCGGGGCGGGGCGGAAGGGAAAGACCGGACGGTAGCGCTGTCTCCAGGCCATTGCCGTCCGGTCGTGTTGCGGTTTGAGGCATTTCCATAAGCGGTTTATCGACCATAAACCGCCTGACTTGAGACGCAAATTAACGATCTGATGGGCTGCGCCGAGGTGCGCTCCGCTCGTTACGCCGGACCGCCATCTTCAGCCATTGAGGCGTTCATCGAGCCACTCGATCCAGTGCCTGACCGGCGTGTCTGTACCACCCGCCAGATGCGAAATACAGCCCACGTTGGCCGAGGCGATTGCCTTCGCCCCGCCCGCCGAAAGCGCGGCGAGCTTGCGCTCACGCAGCTGCATGCTCAGTTCCGGCTGCAGAATCGAGTAGGTGCCGGCCGAGCCACAGCACAGATGCGCATCGGGCACAGTGGTGAGCTCAAAACCGGCGGCCAGCAGCACCGCCTCCACCTGAGTCTTGAGCTTCTGTCCGTGTTGCAAGGTGCACGGTGCATGAAAAGCAATCTGACGGGGTGGCGCGTCCTTGGGCAGACGGGCCTGAATCGCCTGCAGTTCTGCGGCAATCACCTCGCCCACATCCTTGGTCATGGCAGAGACCCCGGCCGCTTTCTCGGCATACGCCACGTCGTCGCGCAGCAAGTGCGCATAGTCCTTGACCTGCAGGCCACAGGCCGACGCCGTCATCACCAGCGCCTCGACCTCGCTCCGCTCGATGAGCGGCCACCAGGCATCGATGTTGCGTTTGGCATCGGCCTGGCTCCCCGCGTGGTCGTCGAGGTGGTGACGCACGGCGCCGCAGCAACCGGCACCCGACGCCTCGACCAGCGAGATGCCAATGGTGTCGAGCACCCGGGCCGTGGCCGCATTGACCGACGGCATCATGGCCGGCTGCGCACAGCCGGCCAGCGCCAGCATGCGCCGCGAGTGCTTCGCCTGTGGCCAGAGGCCTGCCGCACGCTGGGGCGGCACCTTCTCCTTGAGTGCCGCCGGCAACAAAGGCCGGGCCATGCGCCCCATGGCCATGGCTGCGCCAAACACTTTCGGGCGTGACACCAGTTCGCGCAGCGCCCAACGCACCGTGCGTGTCGCGAGCGGCCGCTTGACCTTCTGATCGACCACCACCCGCCCCAGATCCACGAGGCGGCCGTAGGCCACACCCGACGGGCAGGTGGACTCGCAGGATCGACAGGTCAGACAGCGATCCAGATGCAGCTGAGTCTTTTCGGTCACCGGCGCACCTTCCAGCATCTGCTTGATGAGGTAGATACGACCGCGTGGACCATCGAGCTCATCGCCCAGCAGCTGGTAGGTCGGGCAGGTTGCCGTACAGAAACCACAGTGCACGCACTTGCGCAGGATGGCATCCGCCTCGCGACCGATGTCGGTGTCCTTGATGAATTCAGCCAGTTGCGTCTGCATGGATCAGGCTCCGTCGTAAAGGCGACCGGGATTGAAGATCCCTGCGGGGTCAAAGCTCTGGCGAAGTCGTGTCTGAAGCTTCGCCATCACCGGATCGAGCGGATGGAATACCCCGGCACGACGGTCTCCCCCGCGGAACAGGGTGGCATGTCCGCCCACAGCGGTGACCTGTTCGCGAATGTGGTTTGCATGCTCGTTGGTGCGGAACCAGCGCTGGGCGCCGCCCCATTCGATGAGGCGCTCCCCCATGAGCCCCAGCGGTGCTGCCACCGAAGGCACCGACAGACGCCACACGGGCATGTCGCCCTCGAAGAAGCCGTGCGTCTGCTCGCGCACGCTGCGCCAGAACGCGGCGGCGGCCTCGCCATCGACACGCTCTCCGCCCAAGCGCTTGCAGGCGGCGGCCACCGCCGCTTCGGCGCCGGAGAGCCGGACCCACGCGCGGCCTTCCACCCAGGCTGTCGCGGAAATAGGTAAGGGTTGACCGGCCCACGCGTTGAAGTTTTCGACGGCAACGCCGCTTTCCATGTCGAACACCAGCGTCGCTTCGGCTGCCGGCTTGGGCAGCACCTTGAACGACACTTCGGTGATGAGCGCAAGCGTGCCGAGCGAACCGGTCATCAGGCGCGAGACGTCATAGCCCGCGACGTTCTTCATCACTTCACCGCCGAAGTGCAGGTGCTGACCGCGCCCATCGATGATGCAGGTACCGAGCACAAAATCACGCACCGCCCCGGCCGTGGCACGGCGCGGGCCAGACAGGCCCGCCGCCACACACCCACCCACCGTGGCGCCTTCGCCGAAATGCGGCGGCTCGAAACCGAGCATCTGCCCTTGCGCGTCAAGCGCCTGTTCGAGCTCGGCAAGCGTCGTGCCGGCGCGAGCGGTGACCACCAGCTCGGTGGGTTCGTAGTTCACGATGCCGGTGTGCCCCCGGGTATCGAGTTCTGCGCCCTCAAGGCGCTGCCCGTAGAAATCCTTGGTGGCGCCACCGCGAATGCGGATCGCCTCACCATGGGCCGCGGCCGCCTGGATGCGTTCCATCCAGGCTTGCGACTGATCGCTCATGTCTCGTCCTTCTCGTCTTTGTTCTGCCGCTTGCCGGGCAGCGCCTTCAGGGCCAGCCAGGTGCCCACCAGGGACAACACCGGCACCGCCACCAGAAGAAACTGTGTCCAGCCCTTGTTCATCCGCGTGAGCCCTAGAACCGCTCGATGTTCGGGAACGGCACTTCGCCGTGATGCACATGCATGCGCCCGAATTCCGCGCAGCGATGCAGCGTCGGAATCGCCTTGCCCGGATTGAGCAGTCCCTGTTCGTCGAAGGCCGCCTTGATCCGGAAAAAGGTGTGGCGCTCGGCTTCGTCAAACTGCACACACATCTGGTTGATCTTTTCGATACCGACACCGTGCTCGCCGGTCACCGTGCCGCCCAGGGCCACGGACAATTCCAGAATCTCCCCGCCGAAATCCTCGGCGCGCTCGAGTTCGCCCGGCACGTTCGCATCGAAGAGAATGAGCGGATGCAGGTTGCCGTCGCCAGCATGGAACACGTTCATGCAACGCAGGCCGTATTTCTTTTCCATCTCGACGATGGCCTGCAGCATTTCGCCCAGGCGCTTGCGGGGGATGGTGCCGTCCATGCAGTAGTAGTCGGGCGAGATGCGTCCGGCCGCCGGGAAGGCCGCCTTGCGACCGGCCCAGAACTTGAGGCGTTCGACCTCGTCCCGGGAGACCTGGATCTGCGTCGCGCCCTGTCCTTCGAGTACCTGGCAGACTCGAGCCACCTCTTCGGCCACCTCTTCCGGCGTACCGTCGGACTCGCACAGGAGAATCGCCTTGGCGTCGAGGGGGTAGCCGGCACGTACGAACTCCTCGACCGCCGCGGTGGCGGGCTGGTCCATCATCTCCAGCCCCGCCGGAATGATGCCGGCCGCGATGATGGCAGCGACCGCATCACCCGCCTTCACCACGTCGTCGAAACTGGCCATCACGCACTGGGCCAGCAAGGGCTTGGGCGTGAGCTTGACGGTGATCTCGGTGATCACCGCGAGCATGCCCTCGGAACCATGCAGCAGCGCCAGCATGTCGTAGCCGGGCATGTCGAGGCCATGAGAGCCGAACTCGACCACCTCGCCTTCAATGGTGATCGCCCTCACGCGCAACACGTTGTGCACCGTCAGGCCGTACTTCAGGCAGTGCACGCCCCCGGCGTTTTCGGCCACGTTGCCACCGATGGAACAGGCGATCTGGGACGAGGGATCCGGTGCGTAGTAAAGGCCGTGCAGCGCAGCCGCTTCCGAGATGGCCAGATTGCGCACGCCGGGCTGGACGATGGCCGTTCGCGAACGCGCATCGACGGACAGAATGCGATTGAAGCGGGCCAGCGACAGCAAGACGCCATGTTCGTGTGGCAGCGCTCCGCCGGAGAGCCCGGTGCCCGAGCCGCGCGCCACCACCGGCACACCCCGACGCTGGCAGATGCGCAGCACCTCGATCACTTGAGCCTCGGTCTCAGGCAGCGCGACCGCGAGCGGCACCTTGCGGTACATGGACAAGCCATCGCATTCGTAGGGTCTGAGATCTTCAAGCTCGGTCATCAGACAGCGCCCGGGCAGCACGTCGGCCAGTTCGGCGACCAGCGAAGCGCGATCGACGGCGGAAAAATCCGTGTCCTTGGCTGCGTTGGCAGGCAGGTCATGTAACAGGGTCATTCGTCTCCTCCTGTGGGCACGAGCGTGTCAAGACCGACAGGCACTTCGTCCCAATGTGATGCATCCACGCCCAGGCGACTCGCCGCGCGGACCAGATGCGCCCGCGCCGCCGCGCGCGCCTCCTGGGCGTCCCTGGCGGCGATGGCGGCAAACAGCCGGTGATGCTCTTCCTGCGAGTCGCGCGCCCAGCCCTTGGCATGGCCGGTGCGTGCCCAGGTGGGCACACGTGACTCGAAAAACTGTCCGCCCATGAAGCGGATGAAACGCCCCACGGCACGGTTACCGGTCGCCGCAGCCACTGCGGTGTGAAAGGCGTCGTCGGCCTCGGTCGCGTCGGCCCAGTCCACGAGCGCCTCGTCCATGCGAGACAGGGCGGCCCGCATGACGGCAAGGTCGACATCTGAGCGACGCCGTGCTGCCATGGCCGCCGCCGCGCACTCCACGATGTAGCGCAGCTCGAAAATGTCGGCCAGCGCCTGGGCGGCGTCCACCTCAGGGGCGTCGAGCCTGAAGCTGCTGCCGGACGGACGGTCACTCACGAAGGCGCCCGCGCCTTGTCGCGTGGTCACCAGGCCATCGGCCTTCAAACGAGAAATCGCTTCACGAACGACAGCACGCGAAACGCCAAAATCGCTGGCGAGCATTTTCTCGGTCGGCAACCGGGCCCCGGCCGGCATTTGGCCCTCGCGGATCCAGGCCTCGATGGTCTGCGACACGGTTTCGCTGAGTTGAGAAGGGCGCGCCAAAGGCTCGATGCTTTGCATGCGATTGATCAGGTTGTCTGACAAATTTCTCGAAGTTTAGCCGCCCCCATTCAAAAAGTGAATCGCGGAAACCCTGAAACGCACCCAATCGCCTGCCCACCGAGCTCGCTTTGCTAACATGAGCCGTCACCACGAGAGACCTCATGCCACACCACAGCGCCCCGATCACGCGGTTTCTTCCCTTTCTCAAATGGCGGGCAACGCTCTCTGAAAAAGGCATCCATGGCGACCTCATCGCCGGTCTGAGTGTGGCACTGGTGATGATTCCCCAATCGCTTGCCTACGCGCAGCTCGCGGGCTTTCCGGCTCACTACGGCCTTTACGCCGCCATGCTGCCCACCTTGCTCGGTGCGCTTTTCGGCTCCAGCCCCTATCTGTCGACTGGCGCGGTGGCCCTGACCGGCATGCTCACCGCGGCCAGCATTGCGCCCCTTGCCACGAGCGGCTCCGCCGATCACATTGCGCTGGGGGTCACGCTTGCCTTGCTCGCCGGGCTGATTCAGCTCGCACTCGGCATACTGCGCCAGGGCTGGGCACTCAATCTGCTCTCCCGCCCGGTCTTCGCCGGTTTCATCAATGCCGCCGCGCTGCTGATCTGCTTTTCGCAATTACCGGTGTTACTGGGCGCGCAGGGCCCCCGTGCCCCCGACCTGGGCGGCGAACTCATCCGCATCGGCCATGCGCTGAGCTCGCCAGACATGGCCACGCTTGCCTTCGGGCTCCTCGCCTGGACCGGATTGAGAGGCCTGCAACGCTTCGCCCCCAAATGGCCCGGCGTGCTCGTTGTTGTCGTCCTCTCCATCGGCATCTCATCCACCACCGGCTATGGCACCAGCGGCGAGGTCGTGGGCAGCATTCCCTCGGCACTCCCCACGCTTTCCTTGCCACAGATACCCGGCTGGGATGCCCTGATCGGACTCCTCCCTGCAGCCTTCGTGATTGCCCTGGTGAGCTTTCTGGAAGCCGCCTCAAGTGCAAAGCGCCTGTCGGACCGCTCCCGGCATGCGTGGAACGAGAATCAGGAATTGATTGGGCAGGGGTTGGCCAAACTCGGCGCCGCTTTGAGCGGCACGCTCCCGACGAGCGCCTCTTTCTCGCGCTCGGCGCTCAGTTATCGGGTGGGTGCGAACACCGGATTGACCCAGGTGATCAGCGCCATTGTCGTGATCGCGGCGACCTTGAGTCTCGCCCACTGGCTCCACGATCTGCCCAAAGCCGTGCTCGCCGCGATCATCCTGCATGCCGTCGCCAACCTGATCGACTTTCCCGGCATGGTGCAGGTATGGCGGATAGACCGGGACGATGCCCTGGCGTGCTGGACCACCTTCGCCGCGACGCTGGCGTTCGCCCCGCAGATCCAGAACGGCATTCTCACCGGTCTGCTGCTCTCGCTCGCACTGGTGATCTGGCAAAGCATGAAACCGAGGGTCGCCTTGCTGGGCCTGCATGAAGACGACACCTATCGAGATCTCGAGCGTTTCGGGCTCGAGCACCCTCACCCGGCTCTGGTCATCCTGCGTTTCGACGGACGACTACAGTTCGTGAACGCCGCCCGTTTCAGTGAAGCCATGGAATGGGCGCGACACATCAAACCGGGCATCCGCTGTGTCTTGCTTTCGGGTGCCGGGATCAACGCCATCGACACCACCGGCCTGCATGCACTGACACAACTGGCCGAGCAGATGCGCGAAGATGGTCAGCTGCTGGCCATGTGCGGCCTGAAAAAACAGGTCATCGATGTTATCGAGCGCGACCCAGTGTGGGCCACGCTGGCCGAACATGCGCACTATCGCCACGAGCACGCCGCTGTGGAAGCCCTCAAGCCATTGCTCGAAAAAGAGAAAAGCGTTGACGGAGTACGCTCACAACTCTAGAATGCCGAGTTTCGCGTTTTTCCGATTAACGGAGTACATACCATGTATGCGGTCATAAAAACCGGTGGCAAGCAGTATCGCGTGTCGGCCGGCCAAAAGATCAAAGTAGAACAGATGCCGGCAGACGTGGGCTCGGAAATCACACTCGACCAGATTCTGATGGTCGGCGAAGGCGAGTCGGTCAAGATCGGCACGCCTGTGGTTGAAGGTGCCACGGTGAAAGCGACTGTGCTTTCACAAGGTCGTCACGACAAGGTCAAGATTTTCAAGATGCGCCGTCGCAAGCACTACATGAAGCGTCAGGGTCATCGTCAGAACTACACCGAAATTCGCATCGAGGCGATTTCGGCCTAACCGTCAAGGAGATACGTCATGGCACACAAAAAAGCCGGCGGTAGTTCCCGCAACGGTCGCGAATCAGAATCAAAACGCCTGGGCGTCAAGCGCTACGGTGGCCAGCTGGTTCCGGCAGGCAACATCCTGGTCCGCCAGCGTGGTACCGAGTACCACCCGGGTGAGAACGTGGGTATCGGCAAGGACCACACGCTTTTCGCCAAAACGGAAGGCACGGTTCAGTTCTCCGTTCGCGGCAAGAACAAGCGCCGTACCGTGTCCATCGTGCCGGTGACCGAATAACGCTCGGTCGCTCGCAGGACACGACAGAGCCCTATCCCGGTGATAGGGCTTTTTTTATTTTTGGGGCAGCACCATGAAATTCTTTGACGAAGCACGCATCGAAGCGGTGGCCGGAGACGGCGGCAACGGCGCGGCCTCGTTCCGCCGCGAGAAGTTCATTCCAAAGGGCGGCCCCGATGGCGGCGACGGCGGTAAGGGCGGCAGCGTCTGGGCCATCGCCGACCAGAACATCAATACGTTGGTCGATTACCGCTTCAAGCGCATCTTCCGCGCCCAGCGCGGCCAGAACGGCATGGGTCGCGACTGCTACGGCAAGGGCGGCGAAGATATCACCCTGCGCATGCCGGTCGGCACCGTCATCACCGACGCAGAAACAGGCGAACGCCTTGCCGACCTCGACGTGCACGACAAACGCGTCCTCATCGCCAAGGGCGGCAACGGTGGCTGGGGCAACCTGCACTTCAAGTCGTCCGTGAACCGCACCCCGCGCCAGCGCACGCTCGGTCAGCCGGGTGAACATCGCTATCTCCAGCTGGAACTCAAGGTGCTGGCCGATGTCGGCCTGCTAGGCATGCCCAACGCCGGCAAATCCACGCTGATCCGCTCGATTTCTGCCGCGAAGCCCAAGGTTGCCGACTACCCCTTCACCACGCTGCAACCGAATCTGGGCGTTGTCCGCAGCGACGAGAACCGTAGCTTTGTCGTGGCGGACATCCCGGGCTTGATCGAAGGCGCCGCTGAAGGCGCAGGCCTCGGCCACCGCTTCCTTAAACATCTGGCACGAACCCATCTGCTACTGCACCTCGTCGATATCGCCCCTTTCGACGAAGGCGTTGATCCGGTTCGCGAAGCTCAGGCCATCGTGGATGAACTGCGCCGATACGACGAGGACCTGCACCAGAAACCACGCTGGCTCGTACTCAACAAGCTCGACCTGATTCCCGAAGAGGAACGCGAAGAACGTATCGCCGGTTTTCTCGCCGCATACGACAAGGTCGACCGCCACTTCGTCATCAGCGCCATGAGCGGCGATGGCTGCAAGGAACTCGTCCGGGCCATCCAGGATCACATCGATGCCCACCGCCCGAAGAGCGTGCCGGATGAAGGCGGCGATGACGACACCCCTGACGTATACGACCCCCTTGCCTCATGAGAACCAAGCTCAAGAACGCGCGACGGCTGGTCGTGAAGGTTGGCAGCGCCCTGGTCACCAACAACGGCGCAGGGCTAGATAACAACGCGCTCACCGACTGGGCACGACAGATCGCCAACCTGCGCCTGCAGGGCCGTGAAATTGCACTGGTCTCCTCGGGGGCCATTGCCGCTGGCATCGTTCGACTGGGCTGGACCAAACGCCCACATGAGATGCACAAGCTACAGGCTGCGGCAGCCGTGGGTCAGGCCCATCTGGTCGAAGCCTACGAAGAAGCGTTTTCCGCACACGGCATCCACACCGCACAGATTCTGCTCACGCATGAAGATCTGGCAGACCGCAAACGCTACCTCAACGCCCGTTCCACCATTACTGCCCTGCTGAAGTTCGGCATTGTGCCCATCATCAACGAGAACGACACGGTGGTGACGGATGAAATCAAATTCGGTGACAACGACACCTTGGGTGCTCTGGTCGCCAACCTGATTGAAGCCGACGCATTGATCATCCTGACCGACCAGGACGGCCTGTATACAGCCGATCCACGAAGAGATCCCGCCGCGACACTGATCAACGAAGGGCGCGCTGACGATACGCAATACGAATCCATGGCAGGTGGCGCGGGCAGCGGCATCAGCAAAGGCGGGATGATCACCAAGATCAAGGCCGCGCAACGTGCAGCACGCAGCGGAGCACATACCCTGATCGCAGGAGGGCGCCAGCCCGACGCCTTGCTACGCGCCGCCAATGGCGTCGACCTCGGCACCCTGCTCTATGCCACCCAGACACCACTTCAGGCACGCAAGCAGTGGCTTGCCGATCACCTCAAGTCGATGGGCACGTTCATCATCGACGAGGGAGCGGCCAAGGCACTCACGGCAGGGAGCAGCCTGCTTCCGGTCGGGATCATCGACGTGATTGGCCAATTCGAGCGCGGAGCCGCTGTCGAATGCCGCCGCGAGAATGGAACCCTTGTCGCCCGCGGCCTCAGCAGCTACTCATCCAGTGAAGCACTCGTCGTCAAGCGCAAGAAGAGTCTTGAGATTCAGTCGCTTCTCGGCGAAACGACCGAAATCGAAGCAATACACCGGGACAATCTCACCCTGCTGCAACCCTGATCTGCCTGAGCTTCGGTTGGCGCAACGCCGACCAGACTCAACATTCTGATTCGCGGTGCCGTTAAAGTAGCAAGACTGGATCCAGGGCAGGCGCGATCACTCCGGCTTCGAACTCACGCAGCCAGTCCCGCCCCGTTGATCGGCAACCAAACCTGGACAACACATGCGAGACGAGGCAACGACATCATGAGCGCGTCGATTTCAGGATTAATCAGGCTGATTCTCTCCGAACAATTCGGAAAGCGGATTAGCACACGTATCCCCGAGCCGTGCCTCGAAATGACCGAGGAAGGGTCGGTGAGCGCCTTCCATGAACAAGGCAGTGAGCACGGCCCCCTGATCCCGGTATACCATTTCTGCGCAACACATATCTCCCGGCGTTGCCCGAAGGGTGGAACACTGCTCGACGTCGGGTCAGGCTCAGGGCAATTCCTGAAGTATCTCGCCAGACAACGCCCCGACATGCGGATTTACGGCGTCGACCTCTCGTCCGAGATGGTTGAACTGGGCAATGCCTCGCTCGAAGCCGAGGGTGTTTCAGATCGGGTCGCATTGCTTCATGGCGACATGTGCAAACTGCAAGACATTGAATCGGTTCGCACGACGCGCTTCTCCATGGTCTCGTCAGTCTTTGCCTTGCACCACCTGCCAGCGTTCGACGCCATGGTCACCTGCCTCACGGATTTGCGCGCCATCCTTGATCAGGCAGGCAAGAATCAATTCTTCTTCTTTGACCACGCCCGCCCGCGGGCATCAGGTACGCCAAAGATATTTCCCGAAGTTTTCACCCCCGATTCCGCCAAGGAATTCAAACTCGACTCCGAGAACTCGCTTCGAGCCTCCTTTTCACCGGCAGAATTCCTCGAAGCGATGAGGACGTCGGGTTTTGCGGACACCGGGCAGCATGTCGTGTCGCGCATCATTCCCTTTTATCAGGTCTTTGCGAGCGAGATTATCGGCTCAGACAGTCACATCAATAACCTGCCGTCTATTGAAGAGAAATCGTTGAAAAAGGACTTTGAAGGGCTCAACTGGCTGTTCAAAGCATTGCATTAAATCGGGCATACAGACGAAAAAAAGGCGCCCGAAGGCGCCTTTTTCTTGGTCAGCCTACCTGAAGATCAGGCAGACTTGCGGCGACGGGCGCCAGCCAGACCGAGGACACCCAGACCCAGCAGGGCCAGGGAACCCGGCTCCGGCACCACGAAGGCGCGGCC
Coding sequences within:
- the cgtA gene encoding Obg family GTPase CgtA — translated: MKFFDEARIEAVAGDGGNGAASFRREKFIPKGGPDGGDGGKGGSVWAIADQNINTLVDYRFKRIFRAQRGQNGMGRDCYGKGGEDITLRMPVGTVITDAETGERLADLDVHDKRVLIAKGGNGGWGNLHFKSSVNRTPRQRTLGQPGEHRYLQLELKVLADVGLLGMPNAGKSTLIRSISAAKPKVADYPFTTLQPNLGVVRSDENRSFVVADIPGLIEGAAEGAGLGHRFLKHLARTHLLLHLVDIAPFDEGVDPVREAQAIVDELRRYDEDLHQKPRWLVLNKLDLIPEEEREERIAGFLAAYDKVDRHFVISAMSGDGCKELVRAIQDHIDAHRPKSVPDEGGDDDTPDVYDPLAS
- the rplU gene encoding 50S ribosomal protein L21, with product MYAVIKTGGKQYRVSAGQKIKVEQMPADVGSEITLDQILMVGEGESVKIGTPVVEGATVKATVLSQGRHDKVKIFKMRRRKHYMKRQGHRQNYTEIRIEAISA
- the proB gene encoding glutamate 5-kinase; the protein is MRTKLKNARRLVVKVGSALVTNNGAGLDNNALTDWARQIANLRLQGREIALVSSGAIAAGIVRLGWTKRPHEMHKLQAAAAVGQAHLVEAYEEAFSAHGIHTAQILLTHEDLADRKRYLNARSTITALLKFGIVPIINENDTVVTDEIKFGDNDTLGALVANLIEADALIILTDQDGLYTADPRRDPAATLINEGRADDTQYESMAGGAGSGISKGGMITKIKAAQRAARSGAHTLIAGGRQPDALLRAANGVDLGTLLYATQTPLQARKQWLADHLKSMGTFIIDEGAAKALTAGSSLLPVGIIDVIGQFERGAAVECRRENGTLVARGLSSYSSSEALVVKRKKSLEIQSLLGETTEIEAIHRDNLTLLQP
- a CDS encoding class I SAM-dependent methyltransferase is translated as MSASISGLIRLILSEQFGKRISTRIPEPCLEMTEEGSVSAFHEQGSEHGPLIPVYHFCATHISRRCPKGGTLLDVGSGSGQFLKYLARQRPDMRIYGVDLSSEMVELGNASLEAEGVSDRVALLHGDMCKLQDIESVRTTRFSMVSSVFALHHLPAFDAMVTCLTDLRAILDQAGKNQFFFFDHARPRASGTPKIFPEVFTPDSAKEFKLDSENSLRASFSPAEFLEAMRTSGFADTGQHVVSRIIPFYQVFASEIIGSDSHINNLPSIEEKSLKKDFEGLNWLFKALH
- the rpmA gene encoding 50S ribosomal protein L27, yielding MAHKKAGGSSRNGRESESKRLGVKRYGGQLVPAGNILVRQRGTEYHPGENVGIGKDHTLFAKTEGTVQFSVRGKNKRRTVSIVPVTE
- a CDS encoding SulP family inorganic anion transporter, giving the protein MPHHSAPITRFLPFLKWRATLSEKGIHGDLIAGLSVALVMIPQSLAYAQLAGFPAHYGLYAAMLPTLLGALFGSSPYLSTGAVALTGMLTAASIAPLATSGSADHIALGVTLALLAGLIQLALGILRQGWALNLLSRPVFAGFINAAALLICFSQLPVLLGAQGPRAPDLGGELIRIGHALSSPDMATLAFGLLAWTGLRGLQRFAPKWPGVLVVVVLSIGISSTTGYGTSGEVVGSIPSALPTLSLPQIPGWDALIGLLPAAFVIALVSFLEAASSAKRLSDRSRHAWNENQELIGQGLAKLGAALSGTLPTSASFSRSALSYRVGANTGLTQVISAIVVIAATLSLAHWLHDLPKAVLAAIILHAVANLIDFPGMVQVWRIDRDDALACWTTFAATLAFAPQIQNGILTGLLLSLALVIWQSMKPRVALLGLHEDDTYRDLERFGLEHPHPALVILRFDGRLQFVNAARFSEAMEWARHIKPGIRCVLLSGAGINAIDTTGLHALTQLAEQMREDGQLLAMCGLKKQVIDVIERDPVWATLAEHAHYRHEHAAVEALKPLLEKEKSVDGVRSQL